In one Rutidosis leptorrhynchoides isolate AG116_Rl617_1_P2 chromosome 8, CSIRO_AGI_Rlap_v1, whole genome shotgun sequence genomic region, the following are encoded:
- the LOC139862048 gene encoding UDP-glycosyltransferase 75C1-like has product MTKIMAQNQPHFLLITFPAQGHINPAFQFAKRLLMLGVKVTFATTVSAHRKMTKAGRVPNSFNFALFSDGFDDGFDLKLHDITFFMGQIRTRGAQSLKQTIVSNTENGTPITCLVYTLLLPWAGEVARDLHVPSALLWIQPASVFRVYYYYFHGYDKLIGDDCNEPSWSIQVPGLPLLKSRDLPSFCLPTNTYDFILPLFKEQLDMLDSVDKPNILFNSFDALEEEALKEINDKINMIAVGPLIPSAFLDAKDSSDESFGGDMFEKSKEYVEWMNTKPKGSIVYISFGSIIMLSNKQKKAMAQGLLACGRPFLWVIRDEDSHTKGDKPEEEEKEEKEDSNCLEQLEQLGLIVPWCSQLEVLSHPSLGCFVTHCGWNSTLESIVCGVPVVAFPQWTDQSTNSKLIEDVWGTGMRVSANEDGIVESEEITRCIEVVMGGNEKGAEMRKNGMKWKDLATYAMKESGSSYMNLKKFVELVNVSSTQDKNRDHE; this is encoded by the coding sequence ATGACAAAAATCATGGCCCAAAACCAACCTCACTTCCTCTTAATAACCTTTCCAGCCCAAGGTCACATTAATCCTGCTTTCCAATTCGCTAAACGACTTCTCATGTTAGGTGTCAAAGTCACCTTCGCCACAACCGTCTCAGCACACCGCAAAATGACTAAAGCTGGCCGAGTTCCAAACTCGTTCAACTTCGCCCTGTTTTCGGATGGCTTTGATGACGGTTTCGATCTTAAGTTGCATGATATCACTTTTTTTATGGGTCAGATTAGGACCCGTGGAGCACAAAGCTTGAAACAAACTATTGTTTCCAATACTGAAAATGGGACTCCCATTACTTGTTTGGTTTACACCCTACTCCTACCTTGGGCTGGAGAAGTGGCACGTGACTTACACGTGCCATCAGCCCTGCTTTGGATTCAACCAGCTTCAGTTTTTcgtgtttattattattacttccatggGTACGATAAACTCATTGGGGATGATTGTAACGAACCTTCATGGTCTATTCAAGTGCCAGGGTTACCCTTGCTTAAAAGTCGCGACTTGCCCTCTTTTTGTCTCCCTACAAATACTTACGATTTCATATTGCCGTTATTCAAAGAGCAGTTAGACATGTTGGATTCGGTTGATAAACCGAACATATTGTTTAATAGCTTTGATGCATTGGAAGAGGAGGCCTTGAAAGAGATTAATGATAAGATAAACATGATTGCGGTTGGACCGTTGATTCCTTCTGCATTTTTGGATGCAAAAGACTCGTCCGACGAATCTTTTGGGGGAGATATGTTTGAAAAGTCAAAAGAGTACGTCGAATGGATGAACACCAAGCCTAAAGGGTCCATTGTTTATATATCTTTTGGTAGTATCATAATGTTGTCAAATAAACAAAAGAAGGCAATGGCGCAAGGTTTGTTAGCGTGTGGTAGGCCGTTTTTGTGGGTGATTAGAGATGAGGATAGTCACACGAAAGGCGACAAgccagaagaagaagaaaaagaagaaaaggaGGATTCAAATTGTTTGGAGCAATTGGAACAATTAGGTTTGATAGTCCCCTGGTGCAGCCAACTAGAGGTATTATCGCACCCGTCTTTAGGTTGTTTTGTGACGCATTGTGGTTGGAACTCGACTTTAGAGAGCATAGTTTGTGGGGTCCCAGTAGTGGCGTTTCCTCAATGGACAGATCAGAGTACGAACTCGAAGCTTATCGAAGACGTATGGGGAACAGGGATGAGAGTGAGTGCTAATGAAGACGGAATTGTCGAAAGTGAGGAGATAACAAGATGCATAGAAGTAGTGATGGGAGGTAACGAAAAGGGAGCAGAAATGAGAAAGAATGGTATGAAATGGAAAGATTTGGCAACATATGCTATGAAAGAAAGTGGATCCTCTTatatgaatcttaaaaagtttgttgAACTAGTTAATGTAAGTTCTACTCAAGACAAAAATAGAGATCATGAATGA